A stretch of Paenibacillus sp. URB8-2 DNA encodes these proteins:
- a CDS encoding ABC transporter ATP-binding protein produces MALVEFRQVRKQFIDQNKKSFTAVEGSDFVIQDKEFVVFVGPSGCGKTTSLRMIAGLEKQTSGDIIIGDRIVNDLHPKDRDIAMVFQDYALYPHMTIRENLSFGLRNLKKPKEYIEQKVREASNILGLDHMLDRKPRELSGGQRQRVAVGRAIVRDPQVFLFDEPLSNLDAKLRVQMRVELSELHKRLGATIVYVTHDQVEAMTLGERIVVMNQGVIQQIASPAELYANPKNMFVAGFIGSPAMNFIDARVERDRIIVDGGSFGLPEDVAARLSAYSGKEIVLGIRPEDIYGDDFAPGVSTEHRLQARIQVVEHLGSENLVYFHVGNRLVTAKVHPETQGYNGLSKEFILDLRKCHYFDPATQERITGK; encoded by the coding sequence ATGGCACTCGTCGAATTTCGCCAGGTGCGCAAGCAGTTTATCGACCAGAACAAGAAGTCCTTCACAGCGGTAGAGGGATCGGATTTTGTAATTCAGGATAAGGAGTTTGTCGTCTTCGTCGGTCCTTCGGGCTGCGGTAAAACGACTTCGCTGCGGATGATCGCGGGTCTTGAGAAGCAGACAAGCGGCGATATCATCATCGGCGACCGCATCGTCAACGACCTGCATCCGAAGGACCGCGACATCGCGATGGTGTTTCAGGATTATGCGCTGTATCCGCATATGACGATCCGCGAAAATCTGTCCTTCGGGCTGCGCAATCTCAAGAAGCCGAAAGAGTATATTGAACAAAAGGTGCGTGAAGCTTCAAACATACTCGGGCTGGATCATATGCTGGACCGCAAGCCGCGGGAGCTTTCCGGCGGGCAGCGCCAGCGCGTGGCCGTGGGCCGCGCCATCGTACGCGATCCGCAGGTGTTTCTGTTCGACGAGCCGCTGTCCAATCTGGACGCGAAGCTGCGCGTACAAATGCGGGTGGAGCTTAGCGAGCTGCATAAGCGTCTTGGAGCGACAATTGTGTACGTCACACATGACCAGGTTGAAGCCATGACGCTGGGTGAGCGCATCGTCGTCATGAACCAGGGAGTCATTCAGCAGATCGCTTCGCCGGCGGAATTGTATGCCAATCCGAAGAATATGTTCGTCGCCGGCTTTATCGGCTCTCCGGCCATGAACTTTATCGATGCCCGCGTCGAGCGGGACCGCATAATCGTGGACGGCGGATCGTTTGGACTGCCGGAAGATGTCGCGGCGCGCTTGTCGGCTTATTCGGGCAAAGAGATTGTGCTTGGCATCCGTCCGGAGGATATTTACGGGGATGATTTCGCGCCGGGGGTTTCCACGGAGCATCGGCTTCAGGCCCGTATTCAGGTCGTCGAGCATCTGGGCTCGGAGAACCTCGTCTATTTTCATGTGGGCAACCGGCTGGTGACGGCGAAGGTGCATCCCGAAACCCAGGGCTATAACGGACTTAGCAAAGAATTTATTCTCGATCTGAGAAAATGCCATTATTTCGATCCGGCGACACAGGAACGGATAACCGGCAAATAA
- a CDS encoding DUF1343 domain-containing protein, translated as MNLGGEKIAVEPGREGSAPLLTEAAPRGRAWGRKDEPRPCVRTGADRLATGLGHPLLDGRRLGLVTNPTGITADFRSTASVCAELPSSRLTALFACEHGIRGQHQAGIRFEDEWDERFGVPVYSLYGRHTRPQSYMLDNVDTVVFDVQDVGIRFYTYLSTLLYVMEACAANGKSLLVLDRPNPLGGLVCEGGLLKRGYESMVGAWTLPIRTGMTIGELALMASDKKGLGCDLAVIPMERWERRMEYGGTGLPWMLPSPNMPDVDTVRVYGGTCFFEGTNLSEGRGTTRPFEWIGAPWLDGEGFAEAVNRHELPGVYAHPVYMTPSFSKHQGNLCGGVRLFVTDPDRFQSALTGLVLLHEAKSLYPEHFEWLAPPKAGSRHFIDLLTGGDEVRNAIGRRDGLVRITETWLKESEEWKEMRRPYLLYS; from the coding sequence ATGAACCTTGGCGGCGAAAAGATAGCTGTGGAACCGGGCCGCGAAGGGAGCGCTCCGCTTCTGACGGAGGCCGCTCCTCGCGGGAGAGCCTGGGGACGAAAGGATGAGCCCCGCCCCTGCGTTCGCACCGGCGCCGACCGGCTTGCCACCGGTCTCGGCCATCCGCTGCTGGATGGACGGCGTCTCGGCCTTGTCACGAATCCGACGGGAATCACGGCGGATTTCCGCTCTACCGCGAGCGTCTGCGCGGAACTGCCGTCTTCCCGGTTGACGGCGCTGTTCGCCTGCGAGCATGGCATACGCGGCCAGCATCAGGCGGGCATACGGTTTGAGGACGAATGGGACGAACGATTCGGCGTTCCGGTGTACAGTCTGTACGGCAGGCACACCCGGCCGCAGAGCTACATGCTGGACAATGTCGATACGGTGGTGTTCGACGTTCAGGATGTTGGGATACGGTTCTACACCTACCTGTCCACTCTGCTGTATGTCATGGAAGCTTGCGCGGCGAACGGCAAAAGTCTGCTCGTGCTGGACCGGCCAAACCCGCTCGGCGGTCTCGTCTGCGAAGGCGGACTGCTGAAGCGAGGATACGAGTCGATGGTGGGCGCCTGGACCCTGCCGATTCGTACGGGCATGACAATTGGAGAACTGGCGCTGATGGCTAGCGACAAGAAAGGGCTTGGCTGCGACCTCGCGGTCATCCCGATGGAGCGCTGGGAACGCCGCATGGAATATGGCGGCACCGGCCTGCCGTGGATGCTTCCATCGCCAAATATGCCGGACGTCGATACCGTCAGGGTATACGGGGGAACGTGCTTTTTCGAAGGGACGAATCTGTCCGAAGGGCGGGGAACGACGCGGCCGTTCGAGTGGATCGGGGCGCCTTGGCTGGACGGTGAAGGTTTCGCGGAAGCGGTGAACCGCCATGAACTGCCGGGCGTTTATGCCCATCCGGTGTATATGACGCCGTCTTTTTCCAAGCATCAAGGAAATCTGTGCGGCGGCGTGCGTCTGTTCGTAACGGACCCGGACCGCTTTCAATCCGCTCTGACCGGACTTGTTCTGCTGCATGAAGCGAAATCGCTGTACCCGGAGCATTTTGAATGGCTAGCGCCGCCGAAGGCGGGCTCGCGGCATTTTATCGATTTATTGACCGGCGGGGACGAAGTCCGGAACGCCATCGGGCGAAGGGACGGCCTTGTCCGGATTACGGAAACCTGGCTTAAAGAAAGCGAGGAATGGAAGGAGATGCGTCGGCCCTATCTTTTATATTCGTAA
- the nagZ gene encoding beta-N-acetylhexosaminidase, with protein MERQNEEMLITAKGAVDKGIASGAPGNGAPGNPLPCGANAPDGETAEIVEDQLAGMSLRDKIGQMLICGFYGTSMDGDLRRLIADYKIGGVIYFARNVESPAQIARLTEELQDAAAKSGTPPLWISIDQEGGMVARITEGVALMPGGMAIAAAGSEEDAYLAAYASGQELAAMGINLNYAPVLDVNNNPGNPVIGVRSFGESPEKVARFGAQTLRGFQDAGVAATAKHFPGHGDTDVDSHLDLPTVPHDRKRMEAVELKPFREAVQAGVDAIMSAHIYFPALESGKLPVTLSKAALTGLLREELGFEGIITTDCMEMNAIAEHFGTAPASVMAVEAGADLVLVSHRLDRQLGAIGAIELAVNEGRLSTERIDESVRRLLAMKLRRGVLGVRLSSEDALNAGLPPVSDPDKSAAVTLPVKNDSDLGFPDMTDPAADVPHTADLTLLNSAEHREIARRISEASVTLVRHSLPMLPLGGERTLVVTIAPGAVTQADESVAVGPGLGSALKRHGLDCREIVVPPAEIAGRLDSLVREAASGGYGHLVVGTYNAQFDAAQISLVKSLLALGKPLAVAALRNPYDLLAFPEVQVYAAAYESRPLALDSMAKALLGLTPFRGRLPVSLGELHPAGWGLVL; from the coding sequence ATGGAGCGGCAGAATGAGGAAATGCTCATAACAGCGAAAGGAGCGGTGGACAAGGGCATCGCCTCCGGTGCGCCCGGTAACGGAGCGCCGGGGAACCCGCTGCCTTGCGGAGCGAACGCACCGGACGGCGAAACAGCGGAGATCGTGGAAGACCAGCTCGCCGGAATGAGCCTCAGAGATAAAATCGGCCAGATGTTAATCTGCGGCTTCTACGGGACCTCCATGGATGGAGATCTTCGGCGTCTGATCGCCGATTATAAAATCGGCGGCGTCATTTATTTCGCCCGCAATGTGGAATCGCCGGCTCAGATCGCCCGGCTTACCGAAGAATTGCAGGACGCCGCTGCGAAGAGCGGCACGCCGCCGCTCTGGATTTCCATCGACCAGGAAGGCGGAATGGTCGCGAGGATTACCGAAGGCGTCGCGCTGATGCCGGGCGGAATGGCCATTGCCGCCGCCGGGTCGGAGGAGGACGCCTATTTGGCCGCTTACGCCAGCGGCCAAGAGCTTGCCGCGATGGGGATTAACTTGAATTACGCCCCGGTGCTGGACGTGAACAACAATCCGGGCAATCCGGTAATCGGCGTGCGATCCTTCGGCGAATCGCCGGAGAAGGTCGCGCGGTTCGGCGCGCAGACGCTCCGCGGCTTTCAGGATGCCGGTGTCGCGGCGACGGCCAAGCATTTTCCCGGGCATGGCGACACCGATGTGGATTCCCATCTCGACCTGCCCACCGTGCCGCATGACCGGAAGCGCATGGAAGCAGTGGAGCTGAAGCCATTCAGGGAAGCGGTACAGGCGGGCGTGGACGCTATTATGTCTGCGCATATTTATTTTCCCGCGCTGGAGAGCGGGAAGTTGCCAGTGACCCTCTCGAAGGCGGCGCTTACCGGGCTGCTTCGCGAGGAGCTAGGGTTCGAAGGCATCATTACGACCGACTGCATGGAAATGAACGCCATTGCCGAGCATTTCGGCACGGCCCCGGCTTCCGTCATGGCGGTCGAGGCCGGCGCGGACCTTGTTCTGGTCAGCCATCGCCTCGACCGCCAACTCGGCGCCATTGGAGCCATCGAGCTGGCGGTGAACGAAGGGAGACTGAGCACGGAGCGCATCGACGAATCGGTGCGCCGTCTGCTTGCTATGAAGCTGCGGCGCGGCGTGCTTGGCGTTCGGCTGTCATCAGAGGACGCCCTGAATGCCGGGCTGCCGCCAGTGAGCGATCCTGACAAATCCGCTGCCGTCACGCTGCCGGTTAAAAATGATTCCGACCTGGGTTTTCCCGACATGACCGATCCGGCAGCGGACGTCCCGCATACGGCGGATTTGACTCTCCTGAACAGTGCGGAGCACCGGGAGATTGCCCGGCGAATCAGCGAAGCGAGTGTGACGCTCGTGCGGCACAGCTTACCAATGCTTCCGCTCGGCGGGGAGCGCACGCTCGTCGTCACCATCGCGCCGGGGGCGGTTACCCAGGCCGACGAATCGGTGGCGGTAGGCCCTGGGCTGGGTTCCGCTCTGAAGCGGCACGGCCTGGATTGCCGCGAGATTGTCGTCCCTCCAGCCGAAATCGCCGGGCGCCTCGATTCGCTGGTCCGCGAAGCGGCGTCCGGGGGATATGGGCATCTCGTTGTCGGCACGTACAACGCGCAGTTCGACGCTGCTCAAATCTCGCTGGTGAAATCCCTGCTCGCGCTGGGGAAACCGCTGGCTGTGGCCGCGCTGCGCAATCCCTATGATCTGCTGGCATTTCCGGAAGTGCAGGTGTACGCGGCAGCCTACGAGTCCCGTCCGCTTGCGCTGGACAGCATGGCGAAGGCGCTTCTGGGCCTCACTCCGTTCCGGGGACGCCTGCCCGTATCGCTTGGAGAGCTGCATCCGGCCGGGTGGGGACTTGTGTTATGA
- a CDS encoding anhydro-N-acetylmuramic acid kinase translates to MIGPLWNKQRATVLGLMSGTSLDGIDAAIVSIEGAGLEAKAKLLHYYSVPYDEALRERMKELCTTERSSVDLVCGMNVYLAEKFAEASIAAVRNAGMDMEDIDLISSHGQTVWHIPEGDSVDPYKVRSTLQLGDLSVLAKRTGRPVVGDFRPADMAVGGQGAPLAPYGDLILFRHPSKGRLLQNIGGIGNCTALPAFAGPEDVFAFDTGPGNMVIDQAVYLLSNGKLTYDEGGSWAAQGHADEALIAEMLEHPYFAAEPPKSTGRELFGKAYAAEFVSRAAARGLDGSDIVATATAFTARTIAEGCKRFVFPRCSIAEIIVSGGGAHNRTLLNMLRQLLPGQDVLTSGELGVSDDAKEAVIFALLGNDFMHGISNHLPSATGASRSTVLGKLAFP, encoded by the coding sequence ATGATCGGGCCTCTGTGGAACAAGCAGAGGGCAACTGTCCTCGGACTGATGTCCGGTACTTCGCTTGACGGCATCGACGCGGCCATTGTGTCCATCGAAGGCGCCGGGCTTGAGGCCAAAGCGAAGCTGCTGCATTACTACAGCGTCCCATATGACGAAGCGCTGCGCGAGCGGATGAAGGAGCTGTGCACAACCGAGCGCTCCTCGGTGGACCTCGTATGCGGCATGAACGTCTACCTTGCCGAGAAATTCGCCGAGGCATCCATAGCGGCTGTTCGCAATGCGGGGATGGACATGGAAGACATCGATCTGATCAGCTCGCACGGCCAGACGGTCTGGCATATACCCGAAGGAGACAGCGTTGATCCTTATAAGGTCCGCTCCACACTGCAATTGGGCGACTTATCCGTGCTCGCCAAGCGGACCGGCCGCCCGGTCGTCGGCGATTTCCGCCCGGCGGACATGGCGGTCGGCGGCCAGGGCGCGCCGCTCGCCCCGTACGGGGACCTGATCCTGTTCCGTCATCCGTCAAAGGGGCGGCTGCTGCAAAATATCGGGGGCATCGGTAACTGCACCGCCCTGCCGGCCTTCGCCGGACCCGAAGACGTATTCGCGTTCGACACGGGTCCCGGCAATATGGTGATTGACCAGGCCGTGTATCTGTTGTCGAACGGCAAATTGACCTATGACGAAGGCGGCTCCTGGGCCGCGCAGGGCCATGCCGACGAAGCGCTGATTGCCGAGATGCTGGAGCATCCGTATTTCGCTGCGGAGCCGCCGAAATCGACGGGCCGAGAGCTGTTCGGCAAGGCGTATGCCGCCGAATTCGTCTCCCGGGCCGCGGCGCGGGGGCTGGACGGAAGCGATATTGTCGCGACGGCGACCGCCTTCACAGCCCGGACGATTGCGGAAGGCTGCAAGCGCTTTGTCTTTCCCCGCTGTTCCATAGCCGAGATCATCGTCAGCGGCGGCGGTGCGCACAACCGTACGCTGCTGAATATGCTGCGGCAGCTGCTGCCAGGGCAGGACGTTCTTACTTCGGGCGAACTGGGCGTCAGCGACGATGCGAAGGAAGCGGTCATTTTCGCGCTGCTGGGCAATGATTTCATGCACGGCATCAGCAACCATCTGCCTTCCGCCACAGGCGCGAGCCGCTCAACGGTGCTGGGCAAGCTGGCTTTTCCTTGA
- a CDS encoding carbohydrate ABC transporter permease yields the protein MMGTVTKMELPKERYGLRMNHRTRKQLWCWAFIAPQLTLLLLFTAYPIVMSYIYAFFDWNGYGSPKDYVGLGNFVETLTDPIFWNAFRNSLLFMVSVVVIQVPLALLAALLLNAGWLKGKVLYRTIYFLPVVTTTAVVGLVMRFIFGAYKGVVNEVLIKLGLLSAPVDWLGSIDTAFMVVVLVGIWKSFGMKLVYWLAGIQSLPKEVIESAKIDGASAFQLLRHITVPLIMPVGSVILLMSAVNALHVFDLVKSMTDGGPAFRTDMVDVYIYRYAFSGNGEARVGFASAAGVLYGLVVMLISLAFGLLVKWTGGRSKTRL from the coding sequence ATGATGGGAACAGTCACGAAAATGGAGCTTCCCAAAGAACGCTACGGCCTCCGTATGAACCACCGCACGCGCAAGCAGTTGTGGTGCTGGGCCTTTATCGCTCCGCAGCTGACGCTGCTGCTGCTGTTTACGGCCTATCCGATCGTAATGAGTTATATTTATGCTTTTTTCGATTGGAACGGATATGGGTCACCTAAAGATTATGTGGGATTGGGCAATTTCGTTGAGACGCTGACAGACCCCATTTTCTGGAACGCATTTCGGAACAGCCTGTTATTTATGGTCAGCGTAGTTGTTATTCAGGTTCCGCTGGCGCTTCTGGCAGCGCTGCTGCTGAACGCGGGCTGGCTGAAAGGAAAGGTGCTCTACCGTACGATTTACTTCCTGCCGGTCGTGACCACGACAGCTGTCGTCGGCCTGGTCATGCGTTTCATATTCGGCGCGTACAAAGGAGTCGTAAATGAGGTGCTGATCAAGCTGGGTCTGCTGTCCGCACCGGTGGACTGGCTTGGCTCGATTGATACGGCGTTCATGGTTGTCGTTCTGGTCGGCATTTGGAAAAGCTTTGGCATGAAGCTCGTGTACTGGCTCGCCGGCATTCAATCGCTGCCCAAAGAGGTGATCGAATCGGCCAAAATCGATGGGGCTTCAGCGTTTCAATTGCTGCGGCATATTACGGTTCCTTTAATCATGCCGGTGGGCAGCGTCATCCTGCTTATGTCTGCGGTGAACGCGCTGCATGTCTTCGATTTGGTCAAGTCGATGACGGACGGGGGACCAGCCTTCAGAACGGATATGGTCGACGTGTACATTTACCGTTATGCCTTTTCGGGGAACGGCGAGGCGCGCGTCGGATTTGCATCAGCCGCAGGGGTACTGTACGGCCTTGTTGTAATGCTTATCTCGCTCGCGTTTGGGCTGCTGGTCAAATGGACCGGCGGCAGGAGCAAGACCAGGTTGTAA
- a CDS encoding carbohydrate ABC transporter permease, with product MSFGKKRKSAGITVVHILLITLGIVWIYPFIWMIMSSFKTNSEYIVSGINLLPEKFQFENYARAWKTAQFSVYFWNTVTITVSVVAIVLAVCSLTGYAIGRYRFTGRIALISVITALMFMPKGYTIIPVYTLVNKLGLNNSLLGVILAEVGGAHTLFILLFAAYFRGLPKELSESAEVDGSGFVRTFVQIMLPLSKPILATTAIMQFMWTWNAFLMPLIFTLNKPELRTLGVGMYQFVGENTMDWTGMAAAASISLVPILAVFIVLQRYFIEGVSGAIKG from the coding sequence ATGAGTTTCGGCAAAAAAAGAAAGTCCGCAGGGATTACGGTTGTTCATATTTTGCTGATCACGCTCGGCATCGTCTGGATTTATCCGTTTATCTGGATGATCATGTCTTCGTTTAAAACAAACAGCGAATATATCGTTTCCGGGATAAACCTGCTCCCTGAGAAATTCCAATTTGAAAACTATGCAAGAGCGTGGAAAACGGCGCAATTTTCCGTCTATTTCTGGAATACCGTCACCATCACGGTTTCGGTCGTGGCAATAGTTCTGGCCGTCTGCTCTCTCACGGGGTACGCCATCGGGCGCTATCGTTTCACAGGACGAATCGCATTAATATCCGTTATTACTGCGTTGATGTTCATGCCCAAAGGCTACACGATCATTCCTGTCTATACGCTCGTGAATAAGCTTGGGCTGAACAACTCGCTGCTTGGAGTAATCCTGGCGGAAGTTGGAGGGGCTCACACGCTGTTCATTCTACTGTTTGCGGCATATTTCAGGGGCCTTCCGAAGGAGTTGTCGGAGTCGGCGGAGGTGGACGGCAGCGGGTTTGTCCGGACTTTCGTGCAAATTATGCTTCCCCTGTCCAAACCGATCCTCGCGACGACGGCGATTATGCAGTTCATGTGGACGTGGAACGCGTTTCTCATGCCGCTCATCTTCACGCTTAACAAACCGGAGCTGCGCACGCTTGGTGTCGGAATGTATCAATTCGTCGGCGAGAATACGATGGATTGGACCGGGATGGCGGCAGCGGCCAGCATCTCGCTGGTGCCAATTCTGGCGGTATTTATTGTGCTGCAGAGATATTTCATTGAAGGTGTATCCGGAGCAATCAAAGGATAG
- a CDS encoding ABC transporter substrate-binding protein, which produces MRRSIFRMAILALTTAALLAGCSGKTSSGANNATQDQPQETVVTLWGASDFLKGPKSPGQQMIAEFNETNKGKIKVEARYMPWAEYNTAIQAAATSNSLPDIFQTPQNTDIRTLVANGWAGPFDGLVSEAWKKQFTAGAFVEGVNVIEGKTYSWPLTGPQLGSILYYNKDVLKNAGLDPESPPKTWDELRTMAKTVTASGKGDVFGIVFGGGETGAASGAAKIVDALAAGISPQAVGGFNYSTGKYDYESKATIDSFNFLNGLKTDGSILPSSYTMKATEASALFGEGKAAFLIDGRARMWIVKRDTPKANFGLAQVPTPSGQKPVYYYVAADPSGFMISAKSQHAKEAGEFIEKAFAAPLFYEKYLKSGVALSPIASINNNQSLYPYPEFNTFIQLHKDLLKLRPDYAIRNPQTAKVIVELGSLQQPKVKPGYSDILQSVLTGAEKDLQPLLKDYDEKLNKGLDDAVDKVKASGVQVSREDFSFPNWQPDQDYTPDDYQQLKK; this is translated from the coding sequence ATGAGAAGATCAATATTTCGCATGGCTATTCTGGCCTTAACAACGGCGGCGCTGCTCGCAGGCTGCTCAGGCAAAACGTCTTCGGGGGCAAATAACGCCACCCAAGACCAGCCCCAAGAAACGGTTGTCACTTTATGGGGGGCAAGCGACTTTCTGAAGGGCCCGAAAAGTCCGGGACAGCAAATGATTGCAGAGTTCAATGAGACAAACAAAGGAAAGATCAAGGTAGAAGCCCGGTATATGCCTTGGGCAGAGTACAATACGGCCATTCAAGCGGCAGCCACATCCAACAGCTTGCCGGATATATTCCAAACGCCGCAAAACACGGATATTCGCACCCTGGTCGCCAACGGATGGGCGGGGCCTTTTGACGGATTGGTATCCGAAGCTTGGAAGAAGCAGTTTACAGCGGGCGCTTTTGTAGAAGGCGTGAATGTAATCGAAGGCAAAACGTACAGTTGGCCGCTAACCGGCCCGCAGCTGGGTTCCATTCTGTATTACAACAAGGATGTGCTCAAAAATGCGGGACTTGATCCCGAATCCCCGCCTAAGACGTGGGATGAGCTGCGCACGATGGCCAAAACGGTAACGGCCAGTGGTAAAGGCGACGTATTCGGCATCGTGTTCGGGGGCGGAGAAACAGGCGCAGCTTCGGGCGCAGCCAAAATAGTCGACGCTCTGGCCGCGGGAATATCTCCGCAAGCTGTAGGCGGCTTTAATTACAGCACCGGAAAATACGATTATGAATCGAAGGCGACGATAGATTCGTTCAATTTCCTAAACGGGCTTAAGACAGACGGCAGCATTCTGCCTTCCTCTTACACGATGAAGGCGACGGAAGCGAGCGCACTGTTCGGGGAAGGGAAAGCGGCATTCCTGATCGATGGCCGGGCGCGGATGTGGATTGTGAAGCGTGATACACCGAAAGCTAATTTCGGATTGGCGCAGGTGCCGACTCCAAGCGGACAGAAACCGGTTTATTACTACGTTGCAGCCGATCCGTCGGGATTTATGATTTCAGCGAAATCGCAGCATGCCAAGGAGGCCGGGGAATTTATCGAGAAAGCCTTTGCGGCGCCTTTATTTTATGAAAAATATTTGAAGAGCGGCGTGGCGCTTAGTCCGATTGCGAGCATCAACAACAACCAATCGCTGTACCCTTATCCGGAATTCAATACGTTTATTCAGCTACATAAAGATTTGTTGAAGCTAAGACCGGATTATGCAATCCGCAATCCGCAGACGGCAAAGGTGATCGTGGAGCTGGGCTCCTTGCAGCAGCCAAAAGTCAAGCCGGGCTACAGCGATATTTTGCAATCGGTGCTGACGGGTGCGGAGAAGGATTTGCAGCCGCTGCTAAAGGATTATGATGAAAAATTGAACAAGGGGCTGGACGACGCGGTGGACAAAGTGAAGGCATCAGGCGTGCAGGTGAGCCGGGAGGACTTTAGCTTCCCTAATTGGCAGCCGGATCAAGATTACACCCCGGATGATTATCAGCAGTTGAAAAAATAA
- a CDS encoding sulfatase family protein, producing the protein MSRKPNILLITSDQQHWNTIGAFNPEISTPNLDRLAEEGTVFTRTYCPNPTCTPTRSSLITGQYPSQHGAWTLGTKLSENAHTVGEDFLEAGYETALVGKAHFQPLASTEQYPSIEAYPILQDLEYWRQFDETYYGFRHVELARNHVNEAHAGQHYAIWLEEKGCTNWRDYFVPPTGTMDVEHKHNWPIPEEYHYDAWIAERTNALLEQYRQEEKPFFLWASFFDPHPPYLAPAPWDTLYDPEKLTLPAIQAGEHEANPPHFRLTQEEKPNFSAYKESGFGVHGFHSHRHEGEELRKDIAVYYGMISLMDKYIGTILDKLDELGLAEDTLVVFTSDHGHLFGQHGLIAKGAFHYEDLLRVPMIVRYPGRVPAGKVSGSLQSLVDYAPTLLSLAGLPIPSSMTGVDQSEVWNGTRESVRDHILCENHHEPTTVHLKSYVNERYKLTVYYNHTYGELFDLKDDPQELRNLWDDPAYAALKAELLLRYAWAELGKEPIPMPRIAGA; encoded by the coding sequence GTGAGCCGCAAGCCCAATATTCTGCTTATTACGAGTGATCAACAGCACTGGAACACGATAGGAGCATTCAATCCCGAAATTTCAACGCCCAATCTGGACCGATTGGCCGAAGAGGGAACGGTGTTTACCCGGACGTACTGTCCGAACCCGACCTGCACGCCGACGCGAAGCTCTCTAATTACCGGGCAGTACCCGAGCCAGCACGGGGCATGGACCCTCGGAACCAAGCTTTCCGAGAACGCGCATACGGTTGGCGAGGATTTCCTTGAGGCGGGCTATGAAACCGCGCTGGTCGGGAAGGCGCATTTCCAGCCTCTCGCATCGACGGAGCAATATCCGTCCATTGAAGCGTATCCGATTTTGCAGGATCTGGAGTATTGGAGACAGTTCGATGAGACGTACTACGGATTCCGGCATGTCGAGCTCGCGCGGAATCATGTGAACGAAGCCCATGCCGGGCAGCATTATGCCATTTGGCTCGAAGAGAAAGGCTGCACCAACTGGCGCGATTACTTTGTGCCGCCGACCGGCACCATGGACGTAGAGCATAAGCACAACTGGCCGATTCCGGAGGAATATCATTACGACGCCTGGATCGCCGAGCGTACGAATGCCCTGCTTGAGCAGTACCGGCAGGAGGAGAAGCCGTTCTTCCTCTGGGCGAGCTTCTTCGATCCGCATCCGCCGTATCTGGCGCCGGCGCCCTGGGATACGCTGTACGATCCGGAGAAGCTTACGCTTCCGGCGATTCAGGCAGGAGAGCATGAGGCGAATCCGCCTCATTTCCGGTTGACTCAGGAGGAGAAGCCGAACTTCTCCGCTTACAAGGAATCAGGTTTCGGGGTTCACGGCTTTCATTCCCACCGGCATGAGGGAGAGGAGCTGCGCAAGGATATCGCCGTTTATTACGGGATGATCAGCCTGATGGATAAATACATCGGGACTATCCTTGATAAACTGGACGAGCTCGGTTTGGCGGAAGATACGCTGGTCGTGTTCACCTCCGATCACGGGCATTTATTCGGACAGCACGGTCTAATCGCCAAGGGCGCGTTTCATTATGAAGATTTGCTGCGGGTGCCGATGATCGTCCGTTATCCGGGGCGGGTGCCTGCCGGGAAGGTGTCCGGCTCCCTGCAATCGCTCGTCGATTATGCGCCCACGCTGCTAAGCTTGGCGGGACTTCCGATTCCGTCATCGATGACGGGAGTGGATCAAAGCGAGGTATGGAATGGGACAAGAGAGTCAGTAAGGGATCATATCTTGTGCGAGAACCATCACGAACCGACAACCGTTCATTTGAAATCGTACGTGAATGAACGTTACAAGCTTACCGTCTACTACAATCATACATACGGCGAGCTGTTTGACCTAAAGGACGATCCGCAGGAGTTGAGGAACCTGTGGGACGATCCGGCGTATGCGGCCCTGAAAGCCGAGCTGCTTCTCCGGTATGCCTGGGCCGAGCTCGGTAAAGAGCCGATACCGATGCCGAGAATAGCGGGAGCATAA